A window of Fictibacillus halophilus contains these coding sequences:
- the pdhA gene encoding pyruvate dehydrogenase (acetyl-transferring) E1 component subunit alpha, with the protein MEKLFPKMQIINENGEWNDETYRGEITEELTKELYTKMLRSRLFDRKGVNLQRQGRIGTYVPFEGQEASQIGSAMAMGEGDWMFPTYRDHAATMTFGHSLKTLFLYWKGRQEGCIPPEGKNIFPPAVPIASQLLHATGAAWAEKLKGTDRASIVYFGDGATSEGDFHEGLNFASVFNAPVVFFNQNNGFAISVPIEKQMKSKTIAQKAVAYEMEGVRLDGNDVFAVYFHTRTAVERARKGEGPTLIEAVTWRYGAHTTADDPTKYRNQEESVNRRETTDPILRLERFMKNENMWDEKWGADLQESLTLEIEAAVKEMEEAQAPHYNDVFDHVFAENPWPIESQKEAYAHSRGDR; encoded by the coding sequence ATGGAAAAGTTATTTCCAAAGATGCAGATCATTAATGAGAACGGTGAGTGGAATGACGAAACATACCGCGGTGAGATCACAGAGGAACTAACGAAAGAGCTTTACACGAAGATGCTTCGTTCGAGGCTTTTTGACCGTAAAGGGGTAAACCTGCAGCGTCAAGGACGGATCGGTACGTACGTTCCTTTCGAAGGACAAGAAGCGTCACAAATCGGAAGTGCGATGGCGATGGGTGAAGGCGATTGGATGTTCCCGACTTATCGTGATCATGCTGCAACGATGACATTTGGACATTCGCTAAAAACACTTTTTCTCTATTGGAAAGGTCGCCAAGAAGGCTGTATACCTCCAGAAGGAAAAAACATCTTTCCTCCAGCCGTACCGATTGCGTCTCAGCTTCTTCATGCAACAGGCGCAGCTTGGGCTGAGAAATTAAAAGGTACAGATCGCGCTTCTATCGTTTACTTTGGAGACGGAGCAACATCAGAAGGTGATTTTCACGAAGGATTAAACTTCGCGAGCGTATTTAACGCACCTGTTGTTTTCTTTAATCAAAACAATGGGTTTGCTATTTCTGTACCGATTGAAAAGCAGATGAAAAGTAAAACGATCGCTCAAAAAGCAGTAGCGTATGAGATGGAAGGCGTTCGTTTAGATGGTAATGATGTTTTCGCGGTATATTTCCACACACGAACAGCGGTCGAACGTGCAAGAAAAGGGGAAGGACCAACCTTAATTGAAGCAGTAACGTGGCGTTATGGAGCACATACGACAGCTGACGATCCTACAAAATACAGAAACCAAGAAGAGTCTGTGAATCGTCGTGAAACGACCGATCCGATTCTTAGACTAGAGCGATTTATGAAGAATGAAAACATGTGGGATGAGAAATGGGGAGCCGATCTTCAAGAATCACTAACGCTTGAGATCGAAGCAGCAGTTAAAGAGATGGAAGAAGCACAAGCACCACATTATAACGATGTGTTTGATCATGTGTTTGCAGAGAATCCTTGGCCGATCGAAAGCCAAAAAGAAGCATACGCTCATTCAAGAGGTGATCGCTAA
- a CDS encoding alpha-ketoacid dehydrogenase subunit beta yields MTTAVDTKKLTMVQAVTDGMRVMMKEHENVIVLGEDVGQNGGVFRATDGLVAEFGENRVIDTPLAESGIIGTSIGLAMNGFKPIAEMQFLGFIYPAFNQIMTHASRIRARTLGHFTVPMVIRAPFGAGVRAPEIHSDSVEALFTGMPGMKVVVPSNPYDAKGMLVSAIEDPDPVLFLEPMRCYRSTKMDVPDGKYNVPLGKAARLQEGDDVTIFAYGAMIEVVMKAAKTAEEKGIKCDVIDLRTLYPLDKEMIAESVQKTGRAVIVHEAPGTGGLGETIISLINDTSFLYMKAPIERVTGFDTPVPMFALEDHYLPSADRVVQAIEKVTQF; encoded by the coding sequence ATGACGACGGCAGTTGATACGAAAAAATTAACGATGGTTCAAGCTGTAACAGATGGTATGAGAGTGATGATGAAAGAGCATGAGAACGTTATCGTGCTTGGTGAAGATGTAGGACAGAACGGCGGCGTGTTCCGCGCAACAGATGGCCTAGTTGCTGAGTTTGGAGAGAACCGAGTGATTGATACACCGCTTGCTGAATCTGGCATAATCGGTACGTCGATCGGACTTGCGATGAACGGCTTCAAACCGATTGCAGAGATGCAATTTCTTGGATTCATTTATCCAGCGTTCAATCAAATCATGACGCATGCGTCTCGGATCCGAGCGAGAACACTTGGACATTTTACAGTGCCAATGGTCATTCGGGCCCCGTTCGGAGCAGGCGTGCGTGCACCGGAAATCCATTCTGATTCTGTTGAGGCATTATTTACGGGAATGCCTGGAATGAAGGTTGTTGTTCCATCTAATCCGTATGACGCAAAAGGAATGCTTGTTTCAGCGATTGAAGATCCTGATCCGGTTTTATTTCTAGAGCCAATGCGCTGTTATAGAAGTACGAAGATGGATGTTCCGGATGGCAAGTACAATGTTCCGCTTGGAAAAGCAGCTCGGCTTCAGGAAGGCGACGATGTAACCATTTTTGCTTATGGCGCGATGATTGAAGTGGTAATGAAAGCTGCAAAGACAGCAGAAGAAAAAGGGATCAAGTGTGACGTGATCGATCTTCGTACACTTTATCCATTAGATAAAGAAATGATTGCTGAAAGTGTACAAAAAACGGGTCGTGCAGTTATTGTTCACGAAGCACCTGGAACAGGGGGGCTTGGAGAAACGATCATCTCGTTAATCAATGATACATCTTTCCTTTATATGAAAGCTCCGATCGAAAGGGTAACAGGTTTTGATACTCCGGTTCCAATGTTTGCTCTAGAAGATCATTACTTGCCAAGCGCAGATCGTGTTGTTCAAGCTATTGAAAAAGTAACGCAATTTTAG
- a CDS encoding dihydrolipoamide acetyltransferase family protein, with protein MVEVKLHDIGEGMHEGEVIHFFVKAGDSVKVDQPLVEVQTDKVTAELPSPAAGTIKDIKVKEGDVVTVGSVILTIDAASTSTTPSSQKEEESAESKEQPVVEKIVKAPSHTAFSGGIATLNKRVLAAPYTRKIARENGVDIEQIIGTGPGGRVTDQDVYQFIENGSAPFSEEKIESAAPEKVSAAPSFTTKNAEEIPFKGRRKQIAKKMVQSLATIPHVTHFEEIDVTAVMDLKKQLKAMDPDNKRGMNVSVAAFFVKAIQIALKDFPIFNAKLDEEKEVIRLEKNVNIGIATDSDEGLIVPVISHVEQRNVRDIAHDMKDKITRAKTNKLKGSDMTGGTFTISNVGPLGSIAATPIINHPEVALMAFHKTKKTPVVIGDEIVIRSMMNVSMSFDHRVADGATAVMFTNRVKELIENPYFMTLELI; from the coding sequence GTGGTAGAAGTTAAATTGCATGATATCGGTGAAGGAATGCACGAAGGAGAAGTTATACACTTTTTTGTAAAAGCCGGAGACTCCGTTAAAGTTGATCAGCCTTTAGTAGAGGTTCAAACGGATAAAGTAACGGCTGAACTTCCTTCGCCAGCAGCCGGAACGATCAAAGACATCAAGGTAAAAGAAGGGGATGTTGTGACTGTTGGATCTGTCATCTTAACGATTGATGCTGCTTCAACATCAACGACACCATCTTCCCAAAAAGAAGAAGAGTCTGCTGAAAGTAAAGAACAGCCGGTCGTTGAAAAAATCGTTAAAGCACCAAGTCACACTGCCTTTTCTGGCGGTATTGCAACTCTGAACAAACGTGTTCTTGCAGCTCCTTATACGAGAAAAATTGCGCGTGAAAACGGTGTGGATATTGAACAGATCATCGGTACGGGACCTGGTGGACGAGTAACAGATCAAGACGTTTATCAATTTATTGAGAATGGCTCAGCGCCATTTTCAGAAGAAAAGATAGAGTCTGCAGCACCTGAAAAAGTGAGTGCCGCTCCATCATTTACAACAAAGAATGCGGAAGAGATTCCATTTAAAGGACGCAGAAAACAGATTGCAAAGAAAATGGTTCAATCTCTTGCGACAATCCCGCACGTTACCCACTTTGAAGAGATTGACGTGACGGCTGTTATGGATTTGAAGAAGCAGTTAAAAGCGATGGATCCTGATAACAAACGTGGTATGAACGTGTCAGTTGCAGCGTTTTTCGTAAAAGCGATTCAGATTGCACTGAAAGATTTCCCGATCTTCAACGCGAAGTTGGATGAAGAAAAAGAAGTCATTCGTCTTGAGAAAAATGTGAATATCGGAATCGCCACTGACTCTGATGAAGGTCTGATCGTACCGGTTATCTCTCATGTGGAGCAACGAAATGTAAGAGACATCGCACATGACATGAAAGACAAGATCACGCGTGCTAAGACAAACAAGTTGAAGGGCTCAGATATGACTGGCGGCACATTTACAATATCCAATGTTGGACCGCTCGGCTCGATTGCAGCAACACCGATCATCAATCATCCGGAAGTTGCACTTATGGCTTTTCATAAGACGAAGAAAACGCCTGTAGTGATTGGAGATGAGATCGTGATTCGTTCCATGATGAACGTATCCATGTCGTTCGATCACCGTGTGGCAGACGGTGCAACAGCTGTTATGTTCACGAACCGCGTAAAAGAACTCATCGAGAATCCTTACTTCATGACACTGGAGCTGATATAG
- the lpdA gene encoding dihydrolipoyl dehydrogenase produces the protein MVVGDFATKRQLVIIGGGPGGYHAAIRAAQLGMEVTLIEKEKLGGVCLHKGCIPSKSLTQTAANFSGLSQLKTMGISVPEASFEYNTFTNYYSSVVAGLQKGVEALIKANKIEHLTGTASFMSSERIGIDSGHHFEMYEFEHALIATGSSPLLPKQAALSNRVMTPHTLWELNEVPGSLLIYGEDYFALEAAMAYKQLGNEVSIVVPADGFGLDASIEKELQRVLKKNKIKVFKNHIWDSAEEAGDTVTVTLKKDGDEKVSVEASHVLYAAGYSPNVEGLGLEAISIERDEKGFIIVNEHSQSSVSNIYAAGDCTIGMKLASKAIKQGKTAAEHMAGLQSAFNLSLVPYIVHTNPPIGSVGMTEEQALAEGYEVKTGQFSMSGNGFASILGQKEGISKMVIDAKSDVVLGIHMMGAGAVEMIQAGTYALEMVAREEDLAYPVYAHPALNEAWLEAIENASGRAIHVPPARKKEKSSV, from the coding sequence ATGGTTGTAGGTGATTTTGCAACAAAACGACAGCTTGTTATTATCGGCGGCGGACCTGGCGGATATCATGCTGCGATTCGTGCGGCACAGCTCGGAATGGAAGTTACGCTGATTGAAAAAGAAAAGCTAGGTGGGGTTTGTCTTCATAAAGGATGTATTCCTTCTAAAAGTCTGACACAAACAGCAGCTAATTTTTCAGGACTTTCTCAATTAAAAACCATGGGAATCTCGGTTCCAGAGGCGAGTTTTGAGTATAACACGTTCACAAACTATTATTCTTCTGTTGTAGCTGGACTGCAAAAAGGAGTAGAAGCGCTGATAAAAGCCAACAAGATCGAGCATTTAACGGGTACGGCATCCTTTATGTCTAGTGAGCGTATCGGAATCGACTCTGGTCATCATTTTGAAATGTACGAATTCGAGCACGCCCTTATTGCTACAGGCAGTTCACCGTTATTGCCGAAACAGGCAGCTCTATCTAACCGAGTGATGACACCGCATACGTTGTGGGAGTTGAACGAGGTTCCGGGGAGTCTATTAATCTATGGTGAAGACTACTTTGCATTAGAGGCAGCAATGGCATACAAGCAGCTCGGGAATGAAGTCAGTATAGTCGTTCCCGCTGATGGCTTTGGTTTAGACGCTAGCATCGAAAAAGAACTGCAGCGTGTTTTAAAGAAAAACAAGATTAAAGTCTTTAAGAATCATATTTGGGATAGCGCTGAGGAAGCTGGTGATACCGTTACCGTAACGTTGAAAAAAGACGGTGATGAAAAAGTATCGGTAGAAGCTTCTCACGTATTGTATGCCGCGGGCTATTCGCCGAATGTTGAAGGTCTTGGTCTTGAAGCAATTTCAATAGAACGAGACGAAAAAGGTTTTATTATCGTAAATGAACATAGCCAAAGTTCTGTGTCAAACATTTACGCAGCGGGTGACTGCACGATTGGGATGAAGTTAGCGTCAAAAGCGATTAAGCAAGGAAAGACGGCAGCTGAACATATGGCTGGATTGCAGTCAGCATTCAATTTGAGCTTGGTTCCTTATATAGTGCATACGAATCCGCCGATTGGTTCAGTAGGTATGACAGAAGAACAAGCTTTAGCTGAAGGCTATGAAGTGAAGACGGGACAATTTTCTATGAGCGGGAATGGATTTGCTTCCATTCTCGGTCAAAAAGAAGGTATTTCCAAGATGGTGATAGATGCGAAGAGCGATGTAGTGCTTGGCATTCATATGATGGGAGCCGGTGCTGTCGAAATGATACAAGCCGGAACGTACGCACTTGAGATGGTTGCGCGTGAAGAAGATCTGGCTTACCCGGTTTATGCGCATCCAGCTTTGAACGAAGCATGGCTTGAAGCGATCGAAAACGCAAGCGGGAGAGCAATTCATGTACCTCCAGCTCGTAAGAAAGAGAAAAGCTCTGTATGA
- a CDS encoding undecaprenyldiphospho-muramoylpentapeptide beta-N-acetylglucosaminyltransferase produces the protein MKKLVLTGGGSAGHVTPHLALIPKLEKMGWDLNYIGSVDGIEKSLIQDGTNVPYHGISSGKLRRYFDLKNIKDPFKVAAGVAQAYFKLGKIKPDAVFSKGGFVAVPVVIAAWMRKIPVYIHESDITPGLANKISSKFASKIFVTFDEAKKHFAAGQAIVTGSPIRDELLQGSREKGLSFLGFRSHLPVLTIMGGSLGARKINEALREALPELLRSYQIVHICGKGNMDESLKNTEGYRQFEYIQSELPDVVAATDFVISRAGSNSIFEWLTLKIPMLLIPLSRAASRGDQILNAQSFEKQGYCHVLYEEELTKVTLITSLKDLKADQEQMKKNMDTFKASDSVDLILRTITGQK, from the coding sequence TTGAAGAAGTTAGTTTTAACTGGCGGTGGTTCAGCTGGACACGTAACACCGCATCTGGCCTTAATACCTAAATTAGAAAAGATGGGATGGGACCTGAATTATATTGGTTCTGTTGATGGCATAGAAAAAAGTTTGATTCAAGATGGAACGAACGTGCCCTATCATGGGATATCTAGTGGTAAACTGCGTCGTTATTTTGACTTGAAAAATATAAAGGATCCTTTTAAAGTGGCAGCTGGTGTTGCACAAGCTTATTTCAAGCTAGGAAAAATAAAACCAGATGCTGTTTTCTCAAAAGGTGGTTTCGTGGCAGTACCTGTGGTAATCGCTGCATGGATGCGTAAGATTCCTGTTTACATCCATGAATCTGATATCACGCCAGGTCTTGCTAATAAAATCTCATCTAAGTTTGCTTCTAAGATCTTTGTTACGTTTGATGAAGCGAAGAAGCATTTTGCTGCAGGGCAAGCAATTGTAACGGGTTCACCGATTCGCGATGAACTGCTTCAAGGTTCAAGAGAGAAAGGTTTGTCCTTCTTGGGTTTTCGTAGTCATCTCCCTGTACTCACAATCATGGGCGGTAGCTTAGGAGCACGTAAGATCAATGAAGCTCTTCGTGAAGCTCTACCAGAATTGTTACGTTCTTATCAAATCGTACACATCTGTGGAAAAGGGAACATGGATGAAAGTTTGAAAAATACAGAAGGTTACAGACAGTTTGAGTATATTCAAAGTGAACTTCCAGATGTAGTTGCGGCAACAGACTTTGTGATTTCACGTGCTGGATCGAACAGTATCTTCGAGTGGCTGACGCTTAAAATTCCGATGCTGCTTATCCCGCTTTCAAGAGCGGCGAGCAGAGGGGATCAGATCCTTAATGCTCAATCGTTTGAAAAACAAGGGTATTGCCACGTTCTTTATGAAGAAGAACTAACGAAGGTGACATTGATCACCTCTTTAAAAGATCTGAAAGCTGATCAAGAGCAGATGAAGAAAAACATGGACACATTTAAAGCTTCTGATAGCGTAGATCTTATTCTACGCACGATTACAGGACAGAAGTAA
- a CDS encoding AzlC family ABC transporter permease: MMPSPAVHRQETPAYWKKGVQAGLPIAIGYMPVAFTFGLLAKAAELSLFETISMSIIVFAGASQYIALSMIVALSGAAELILTTFIMNIRHLLMSASLKERAEDDPKWLRAIYAFFITDETFSVAATSPEKKITGSYLLGLGLVAYSCWVIFSGVGYLMGSGLPQSLQDSMGIALYAMFIALLVPAAKKSKKVIALAASAAVLNSIFSLVPALKGGWGIILSTLIAAVTIEFFMRGDERDE; encoded by the coding sequence ATGATGCCAAGCCCCGCCGTACATAGACAAGAAACACCTGCCTATTGGAAGAAGGGTGTTCAAGCTGGATTGCCTATCGCTATTGGCTATATGCCTGTTGCGTTTACCTTTGGTCTGCTTGCTAAAGCGGCAGAGTTAAGTCTTTTTGAAACGATAAGTATGAGCATTATTGTCTTTGCAGGTGCGTCCCAATATATCGCACTATCCATGATTGTTGCATTAAGTGGAGCTGCAGAACTGATACTGACTACTTTCATCATGAATATTCGGCACCTGCTCATGAGTGCTTCTCTCAAAGAACGTGCTGAAGATGATCCTAAATGGTTACGTGCGATCTATGCCTTTTTCATTACGGATGAGACTTTTTCTGTAGCTGCAACCTCACCCGAAAAAAAGATCACGGGAAGCTACCTGCTTGGTTTGGGGCTCGTTGCATACAGCTGTTGGGTGATCTTTTCAGGAGTAGGTTATCTGATGGGATCGGGACTTCCACAATCACTGCAGGATAGTATGGGGATCGCGCTTTATGCGATGTTTATCGCACTGCTCGTACCTGCAGCAAAAAAGAGCAAGAAGGTAATCGCTCTTGCCGCAAGTGCAGCCGTATTAAATTCGATCTTCTCCTTGGTTCCAGCTTTAAAAGGCGGCTGGGGAATTATTCTATCCACTTTAATCGCTGCCGTCACGATCGAATTTTTTATGAGAGGGGATGAGAGAGATGAGTGA
- a CDS encoding AzlD domain-containing protein, with product MSDQLIWVIVGMGIVTYIPRMLPLVLFHTNHLHPRIQGILKNVPYAILGALIFPGVLTINPESYLYGGIGAAAAFIAAWLNLNVIVVVLSSIFVLYGYTFL from the coding sequence ATGAGTGATCAACTAATATGGGTCATTGTCGGGATGGGTATCGTAACCTATATTCCAAGGATGCTGCCGCTCGTTCTCTTTCATACGAATCATCTACATCCAAGAATACAGGGGATATTGAAGAACGTTCCTTATGCTATATTAGGGGCTCTCATTTTTCCTGGTGTGTTAACCATCAATCCAGAAAGTTATCTATACGGGGGAATAGGTGCAGCGGCAGCATTCATCGCCGCTTGGTTGAATTTAAATGTTATTGTTGTCGTGCTATCTTCTATCTTCGTTTTGTACGGTTATACGTTTTTGTAG
- a CDS encoding Cof-type HAD-IIB family hydrolase — protein sequence MKLIAIDMDGTLVNRQLKVTEENSETIKEAVNEGHHVVIATGRSYDEAKHTLEDADLHLPLICVNGAEIRSEGWEILSSIPLTVEQYEDIKKILDEEDIYFELYTSKGTFTDNREKAYEVMKDIVLTSNPEATDDDVQKAALRRFRLGLVSVVGDFDRLLSDKGIEVYKFLAFSSDTAKLQRAFQHLKGVDSLAVSASADNNLEITNSEAQKGVAVKRYAELKGISLKDTMAIGDNYNDVSMLEVAGFPVAMGNAVDEVKEMAAFVTKENDESGVSYAIKKFLEQE from the coding sequence ATGAAATTAATCGCAATTGATATGGATGGCACTTTAGTTAACCGACAGTTAAAAGTAACAGAAGAGAACAGCGAAACGATTAAAGAAGCTGTAAACGAGGGACATCATGTTGTGATTGCAACAGGTCGCTCTTATGATGAAGCCAAACACACGCTAGAAGATGCTGATCTTCATCTGCCGCTTATATGCGTGAATGGTGCGGAAATACGATCAGAAGGATGGGAGATCCTTTCTTCGATTCCGTTAACGGTTGAGCAATACGAGGATATTAAAAAAATTCTGGACGAAGAAGATATTTATTTTGAACTCTACACGAGCAAAGGAACATTTACAGACAATCGTGAAAAAGCATACGAAGTGATGAAAGATATCGTATTGACTTCCAATCCGGAAGCTACAGATGATGATGTTCAAAAAGCAGCTCTTCGTCGTTTCCGCCTCGGATTAGTAAGTGTTGTTGGAGATTTTGATAGACTCTTGAGTGATAAAGGAATTGAGGTTTATAAATTCCTTGCTTTTTCTAGTGACACTGCAAAACTTCAACGTGCCTTTCAGCATTTAAAAGGTGTTGATTCTCTAGCAGTCAGTGCTTCTGCTGATAACAACTTAGAGATTACGAACAGTGAAGCACAAAAAGGTGTGGCTGTTAAAAGATATGCTGAACTCAAAGGGATCTCTTTAAAAGATACGATGGCGATCGGTGATAACTATAATGATGTTTCCATGTTAGAAGTGGCAGGTTTTCCTGTAGCGATGGGAAATGCTGTTGATGAAGTGAAAGAGATGGCCGCATTTGTCACAAAAGAAAATGACGAGAGCGGTGTCTCGTACGCGATCAAGAAGTTCCTAGAACAAGAATAA
- a CDS encoding glycerophosphodiester phosphodiesterase gives MGADFSVVDAKEKHKDILNVAHRGASGYAPEHTITSYKMGEKMHGDYIEVDLQMTKDGELIAMHDETLDRTTNGTGQVKDFTLEEIKQLDAGSWFNEKYPEQAKAEYEGLQVPTLEEVFETFGKNANYYIETKSPEVYPGMEQKLVDVVNEYGINKDKLLVQSFSSESLLKMNEIDHSVKLVQLLDYTSPAELTDKEVQSIKQYAMGIGPNSDMIDQEYVQKAVQNGLEIHPYTVNEKEEMQKLIDWGVTGIFTNFPDLLHEVIKGK, from the coding sequence ATGGGGGCTGATTTTTCTGTGGTTGATGCAAAAGAAAAACATAAAGACATTTTAAATGTTGCACATAGAGGAGCTTCCGGTTATGCTCCGGAACACACGATCACTTCATATAAGATGGGTGAAAAAATGCATGGAGACTATATCGAAGTCGATCTTCAGATGACAAAAGATGGTGAGTTAATCGCTATGCATGACGAGACATTGGACCGTACAACAAACGGAACTGGACAAGTTAAAGATTTTACACTTGAAGAGATCAAACAGCTTGACGCAGGAAGCTGGTTCAATGAGAAATATCCAGAACAAGCAAAGGCGGAATACGAAGGACTTCAAGTGCCAACATTAGAAGAAGTATTTGAAACGTTTGGAAAGAATGCGAACTATTATATCGAAACAAAATCACCAGAAGTATATCCGGGTATGGAACAAAAACTTGTTGACGTAGTAAATGAGTATGGAATTAATAAAGACAAACTGTTAGTTCAATCTTTTAGCTCTGAAAGCTTATTGAAGATGAACGAGATTGACCACTCTGTAAAACTAGTCCAGCTTTTAGATTATACCTCTCCAGCTGAGTTAACGGATAAAGAAGTACAATCAATCAAGCAATATGCAATGGGAATCGGGCCGAACAGCGATATGATCGATCAAGAGTATGTACAAAAAGCCGTTCAAAACGGCCTTGAAATCCATCCGTATACTGTAAATGAAAAAGAAGAGATGCAGAAACTGATCGACTGGGGTGTAACAGGTATTTTCACAAACTTCCCTGATCTTCTGCATGAAGTGATAAAAGGTAAATAA
- a CDS encoding DUF421 domain-containing protein, which produces MEGILITIYRTVLGFAFLLMLMRLLGKKQLGELTFFNYATGIAMGNIIGDMVVHKEITVWESLASLSFWALAVFGIEFLNRHSPLLTKLTKSQPTIIIKKGQIMQKELKRMQMSMDDLLMLLRISAVFDITEVEYAVMEPNGQLSVLKKPLKDSVTKEDLNIPPEAPQYLPAMLISNGEKIDQPFKEYNLSDEWLNQQLKSAGYQDVKEVFFAQLQDDGEVFFVKKEKSS; this is translated from the coding sequence ATGGAAGGAATCTTAATTACGATCTACCGTACAGTTCTAGGCTTTGCCTTTTTGTTGATGCTCATGAGACTGCTAGGAAAGAAGCAGCTTGGTGAGCTTACTTTTTTTAACTATGCAACAGGTATTGCGATGGGTAATATCATCGGGGACATGGTCGTTCATAAAGAGATCACCGTATGGGAAAGCTTAGCTTCTCTGAGCTTTTGGGCTTTAGCCGTGTTTGGTATAGAATTTCTCAACAGACATTCACCCCTGCTCACAAAACTAACAAAGAGTCAGCCGACCATCATTATAAAAAAAGGGCAGATCATGCAAAAAGAGCTTAAGCGTATGCAGATGTCTATGGATGACTTATTGATGCTGCTCAGGATTAGTGCTGTCTTCGATATTACTGAAGTAGAATATGCTGTTATGGAGCCTAATGGACAACTAAGTGTGTTAAAGAAGCCTCTCAAAGACTCTGTAACAAAAGAAGATTTAAACATACCACCAGAAGCTCCTCAATATTTGCCGGCTATGCTGATCTCGAACGGAGAGAAAATAGATCAGCCATTCAAGGAATACAATCTGTCAGACGAATGGTTGAATCAGCAATTGAAGAGTGCGGGCTATCAAGATGTCAAAGAAGTCTTCTTTGCACAGCTCCAAGATGATGGCGAAGTATTTTTTGTAAAAAAAGAGAAAAGCAGCTGA
- a CDS encoding ABC transporter permease subunit → MFHKALWMRNQKLGSPAVWGIYISLFLFLPYSFFGKAQTMLTEKNNPYRDAPENYYLNFHFTGSDIVLFLFLIVGLAALLVGSERTSHATDLTFSLPFKRKDIFLSKWIFGVGHIITSLLVNLLVCMLIVKFTILSEVTDAAFLFEFMMIVIPFSIAIFSFSLFIGTVAGSLVSQLVLSGIFLLFPLGFLSLVVSFLENHGISINHGAHTTQVFGDLINSFTLPIPIIDFRYDINLSTENSFTDLSHTPYVMLLIPLAYTILSVVFGTLFFSKTKNENNGRLLVFEKGRGFFTFGVVLCFALTFGMLGGEVFGDYDSRSLIGYYLSAALGGVLAFFMLKKLIHFRMQFGK, encoded by the coding sequence ATGTTTCATAAAGCATTGTGGATGAGGAACCAAAAACTAGGAAGTCCTGCCGTATGGGGAATCTATATTTCGTTGTTTCTGTTTCTGCCATATTCTTTTTTTGGAAAAGCACAAACCATGTTAACTGAAAAAAATAATCCGTATCGTGATGCACCTGAGAACTATTACTTAAACTTTCATTTTACTGGTTCCGATATCGTATTATTTCTCTTTTTAATAGTAGGATTAGCTGCACTTTTAGTGGGCAGTGAACGTACGTCTCATGCTACTGATCTAACGTTCTCACTTCCGTTTAAACGTAAAGATATCTTTCTTTCAAAATGGATCTTTGGAGTTGGTCATATAATAACAAGTCTATTAGTGAACTTGTTAGTTTGTATGCTTATTGTAAAGTTTACCATTCTTTCAGAAGTAACGGATGCAGCATTTCTTTTTGAATTTATGATGATCGTTATTCCGTTTTCTATCGCTATATTTTCTTTTAGTCTTTTTATTGGAACAGTTGCAGGCAGTCTAGTCTCACAATTAGTGTTAAGTGGTATCTTTCTACTTTTCCCGCTTGGTTTCTTATCTCTAGTCGTATCATTTTTAGAGAACCACGGGATTTCTATCAATCACGGTGCACATACTACTCAAGTATTTGGCGATCTAATCAATAGTTTTACATTGCCGATACCTATCATTGATTTCCGCTATGATATAAATCTTTCAACAGAAAATTCTTTTACTGATTTGTCACATACACCTTACGTTATGTTACTCATTCCGTTGGCTTACACGATTTTATCCGTCGTTTTTGGAACTTTGTTCTTTAGTAAAACAAAGAACGAGAACAACGGTAGATTACTTGTTTTTGAAAAAGGAAGAGGATTCTTCACCTTTGGCGTTGTATTATGCTTTGCCCTAACGTTCGGTATGTTAGGTGGCGAAGTATTTGGCGACTATGATTCGAGATCATTGATTGGCTATTACCTATCTGCAGCTCTAGGTGGCGTTTTGGCATTCTTTATGTTAAAAAAATTAATTCATTTCCGTATGCAGTTTGGAAAGTAA